In the Candidatus Cloacimonadota bacterium genome, AGATCGATAGTCTTCAAATAAAAATTAAAGATAACAATTTGTGTTTTCATCACAGCATAACTTATAAGAAAAAGTATCATCCGCATTACCGGATAATTTCCCTAAAAGAATTTGATAAATTCAGGGATAGATTGCGGACTACATAATTTTGCTCACTGATTTACACGGATTGAACGGATAAAAAAGGAAATAACTTGATAAATTAGATCTTTGTAATTTCGGTGAAGCTGATTAACTCAATTTTAGGAATTATCTTCGTGCTTCTTCGTGTTCTTGGTAGCAGAAAAAAGATTTCTCAACAATCCCAAAAATAAATTTATTGACTGTTTTTCCCCTGAAAATTAAAAAACGAACCAAATTAGAGGGAGGTCAAGATGAGAGGAAGACTATTTGTTTTCGGGCTTTTATTCATTATTATTATTACTTCATGTTCAAAAGGTGGAGTAAATGTTTCCAAACTGGAGAAAAAGGATGAGTTGTTTTATTTGAGAGGAAAATCCAAACCTTTTACAGGTAAGGCATTTATGCTCGATCATAATAATGTCAAAACCTATGAAGTTGAGATCAAAAACGGAAAATATGACGGATTGCGAACCGGTTGGTATAAAGCTGAGAGCAAACAATTTGAAGAGCATTACCAGGCTGGAATTCTGAACGGATTAAAGACGAGCTGGTATAAAAACGGACAGAAAAAATATGAAATAAATTATAAAGACGGGGAAATGGATGGTTTAACAACGAACTGGTTCAATGACGGCATCAAGGAATCTGAAATAAATTATAAAAACGGACTCTATAATGGTTTAGTAACTTACTGGTTTCCTAATGGCAAGAAAAAATCGGAAACATATTATAAAGATGGGATCAAGGATAGTCTGGTAACG is a window encoding:
- a CDS encoding toxin-antitoxin system YwqK family antitoxin; the encoded protein is MRGRLFVFGLLFIIIITSCSKGGVNVSKLEKKDELFYLRGKSKPFTGKAFMLDHNNVKTYEVEIKNGKYDGLRTGWYKAESKQFEEHYQAGILNGLKTSWYKNGQKKYEINYKDGEMDGLTTNWFNDGIKESEINYKNGLYNGLVTYWFPNGKKKSETYYKDGIKDSLVTVWYENGQIKYEANYKDNKLNGLKTEWFENGQKKSEANFKDDYLDGMKTIWYENGKVKYKGKYKDGRIIKTIVSSK